The following coding sequences are from one Plasmodium gaboni strain SY75 chromosome 10, whole genome shotgun sequence window:
- a CDS encoding hypothetical protein (conserved Plasmodium protein, unknown function), whose amino-acid sequence MRVYYSNLVRDKKCLNFIKVEKKYGGTSLLSKIGQAFNQEHLKNMKIKLDNVKRSSSPFFGTSMESSNNIFKNFIDIFRNNNNIIKDKFKINDNEKKEKEFYMFYVNSLMKYEGLFTYGKFQSFLKDLCDYFNIFSIKYKYKKKMNPQFEKLKKQYEVLNSFLPYELENDDYKIFTQESKKYIAQAANVDIKFIDELLLFHDTLKTDRTWFYRRKVLKRNIPESFEAREIEAPYDRPVPKTYNYNIKEHSLEYDEYMKKHGRKLKFKLWNSKQHPWFRKNTSGRNRWATRPYTKQFPYLYYSRVPSHMYLSKNKPKISN is encoded by the coding sequence atgagGGTGTATTATTCCAATCTGGTAAGagataaaaaatgtttGAATTTCATAAAAGTTGAAAAGAAATACGGAGGTACATCTCTATTAAGCAAGATTGGTCAGGCATTTAATCAAgaacatttaaaaaatatgaaaattaaATTAGATAATGTAAAAAGAAGTAGTTCACCTTTTTTTGGTACATCCATGGAAagtagtaataatatatttaaaaattttatagatatatttcgaaataataataatataataaaagataaatttaaaataaatgataatgaaaagaaagaaaaagaattttatatgttttatgTGAATTCATTAATGAAATATGAAGGTTTATTTACATATGGAAAATTTCAATCATTTCTAAAAGATTTATGtgattattttaatatatttagtataaaatataaatataaaaagaaaatgaatcctcaatttgaaaaattaaaaaaacaatatgaagtattaaattcatttttacCTTATGAATTAGAAAATGAtgattataaaattttcaCACAAGAAAgcaaaaaatatatagcTCAAGCAGCTAATGtagatataaaatttatagaTGAGTTACTTCTTTTTCATGATACATTAAAAACGGATCGTACATGGTTTTATAGAAGAAAAgtattaaaaagaaatatacCAGAAAGTTTTGAAGCTAGAGAAATCGAAGCTCCATATGATAGACCAGTACCTAAGACATacaattataatattaaagaaCATTCATTAGaatatgatgaatatatgaaaaaacATGGAAGgaaattaaaatttaaacTATGGAATTCAAAACAACACCCATGGTTTAGAAAAAATACATCAGGAAGAAATAGATGGGCCACTAGACCATACACAAAACAATTTCCTTACCTTTACTATTCTCGTGTACCTAGTCACATGTATTTATCTAAGAACAAGCCCAAAATTtcaaattaa
- a CDS encoding hypothetical protein (conserved Plasmodium protein, unknown function), with protein MSEQSGKKSISSVYEEELGKAKKLMAKLEDIEIDLYEESIKLNILKKNSNVVIYKKLIHEI; from the exons atgtcTGAACAGTCAGGTAAAAAATCTATTTCCTCAGTTTATGAAGAGGAACTAGGGAAAGCTAAAAAG CTAATGGCTAAACTCGAAGATATAGAAATTGATTTATATGAGGAATCTATAAAattaaacatattaaa aaaaaattcaaatgtggtaatatataaaaaactAATTCACGagatataa
- a CDS encoding putative membrane protein (conserved Plasmodium membrane protein, unknown function): MMKYFQKEGLSSLSLTQKRSFLVEKDIKTRKIFITKENFKHIFLLENVDIIAGLCFMNIFLFICSGLKEDENQGNITTNIHGTLFIISLICYSIEKIIPFSFCSDFLFIFLLSLSCTLPFLSFELKNNYNDCFNTIVFFPLYVLLFFTRYHIRLLFVLLIFYILIIFIIDLSINTSIIYSYILMFLLFTLCFNFIFYRYLYYFSRTIYISTSSPYNMLLIFPYINEIQDLSFIKMADILLDLNNYINIKWMYFTQHLSTINLNNPQHIKNLKITSTRFSNKFYTLKNQDIFKNYPPYFCLKVLYHKKLHFISSAIDKKKKKWTKMNFNRKKINLCFLLDIINIHNNYDIKNINHIIASQNNKVRNKNINMTHQNDDTINKKNIYLSIQNNNIKEEEKINRRNDKRIKRSKHISRNNQKNGTLFVENNNNNNNKMKKKKKNTKREQIITQSEYDTFHQINSTKIKKEYKPYIKHDEMDGVSNKIYIVKDFFSSYNCDHSIKEKTKINSIKTKNKKKIKDNFFKTNPISKDKYETNFESNYVNNLTSHNKNNMEEKKLKIDQLYGNNLKEKKTLDVDKYNKKKKCHKVINTHKKNIITDKIYTFANINDDQKDDNISIHKKKNKKYITLSKHGLPFNIEENNMKEELNIQFNQSNKKTNNIKEKCYDINNYDYNYTFKENYNDTDNSQKLQKKNNTKDIFANIKKYKNKKKNVDHSIYSNDYIFNNLYNIDNVLSYKNILTNRKRTRTITNSDMYSSETSYTQSDEIYGKNIFFINFSCLFYIFMQKIKHLIKYIEEINSVVQCVNFKQGIGPKRSILLSFLDQKTERYYIMWSNSYDLVYYVDNYIYHIILILTFHLFCLFLRIVPIHITQTYFLFKMKSFLIIFMFRFFLSLVIILIFIYPVFRTISINPRNVFKIKMNFFIISIFILFLSIFDYIWTIFIIHKNWWTIKKESLYRLEGVYKNILFSYAQFFVVFPIYYFLTLHRLKNVWYIYIIFIFSIYIIYWHYIGAFLLGLKLNMSLIVLLIISILFIIRPFEIVKRDIFSKCVLPYILFLDDILHFLSDEKKLTYVTTNI, from the exons ATGATGAAATATTTCCAAAAAGAAGGACTATCATCTTTATCGTTGACACAGAAAAGATCTTTTCTAGTtgaaaaagatattaaaaCTAG gAAGATATTTATTACGAAGGAAAACTTTAAACATATTTTCCTACTAGAAAATGTTGATATTATTGCCGGCTTGTGTTTTATGAacatatttctttttatatgttcAGGTTTAAAAGAAGATGAAAATCAAGGAAATATTACAACAAATATTCATGGAactttatttattataagtttaatttgttattctattgaaaaaattattccattttcattttgttcagattttttatttatctttCTTCTTTCTTTATCATGTACATTAccatttttatcatttgaattaaaaaataattataatgattGTTTTAATACTATTGTTTTTTTCCCTTTATATGTCTTATTGTTTTTTACTAGATACCATATAAGATTATTATTCgttttattaatattttatatacttatcatatttattatagACTTATCCATTAATACAAGCATAATTTACTCATATATACTCATGTTCCTTCTTTTTACTCTATGtttcaattttattttctatcgttatttatattatttctctagaactatttatatatccACATCCTCTCcttataatatgttattaaTATTCCCTTATATTAATGAAATACAAGATTTAAGCTTCATAAAAATGGCTGATATTCTCTTAGActtaaataattatataaatataaaatggATGTACTTTACACAACATCTATCAACTATCAATTTAAATAATCCacaacatataaaaaatttgaaaATTACTTCCACCAGGTTCTCAAACAAATTTTATACACTCAAAAATCAAGATATCTTCAAAAATTATCCACCATATTTCTGCCTAAAAGTTCTCtatcataaaaaattacattTTATCTCCTCAGCtattgataaaaaaaaaaaaaaatggacCAAAATGAATTTcaacagaaaaaaaatcaaCTTGTGCTTCTTGCTAGATATCattaatatacataataattatgatataaaaaatataaatcatattATAGCTAGccaaaataataaagttagaaataaaaatattaacatGACTCACCAAAATGATGatacaataaataaaaaaaatatttaccTGTCTATccaaaataataacataaaagaggaagaaaaaattaacagACGGAATGATAAACGCATCAAACGTAGCAAACATATAAGCAGaaataatcaaaaaaatGGTACCCTATTTGTAgaaaataacaataataataataataagatgaagaagaagaaaaaaaacacaaaGAGAGAACAGATAATTACACAATCTGAATATGACACATTTCATCAAATCAATTCAAccaaaataaaaaaagaatataaacCATATATTAAACATGATGAAATGGATGGAGTTTcaaacaaaatatatattgtaaaGGATTTCTTCTCTTCATATAATTGTGATCATTCTATCAAGGAAAAAACTAAGATTAATAGTATAAAAACcaaaaataagaaaaaaataaaggataattttttcaaaacTAATCCTATATCCAAAGACAAATATGAAACAAATTTTGAGTCAAATTATGTGAACAATCTAACTAgtcataataaaaacaatatggaagaaaaaaaattaaaaatagaTCAACTTTATggaaataatttaaaagaaaaaaaaacccTAGATgttgataaatataataaaaagaagaaatgCCATAAAGTCATTAAcacacataaaaaaaatataataacagacaaaatatatacatttgcaaatataaatgatgatcaaaaagatgataatatttctattcataaaaagaaaaataaaaagtatatCACATTATCAAAACATGGTTTACCATTCAACATAGAAGAGAATAATATGAAGGAAGAATTAAACATACAATTTAATCAATCTAATAAAAAgacaaataatataaaagaaaaatgttatgatataaataattatgattacaattatacatttaaagaaaattataatgatacCGATAATAGCcaaaaattacaaaaaaaaaataatacaaaagatatttttgcgaatattaaaaaatataaaaataagaaaaaaaatgtagatcatagtatatattctaatgattatatattcaataatttatataatatagataatgTGTTGtcttataaaaacattCTAACAAATAGAAAAAGAACACGAACTATAACCAATTCGGATATGTATTCATCAGAAACATCATATACTCAATCTGATGaaatatatggaaaaaatatttttttcataaacttttcttgtttattttatatattcatgcaaaaaataaaacatcttataaaatacattgaagaaataaattCAGTTGTCCAATGTGTTAATTTTAAACAAGGGATAGGACCAAAAAGAAGTATACTTTTATCTTTTCTTGATCAAAAAACTGAACgatattatattatgtgGTCAAATTCATATGATTTAGTATATTATGttgataattatatatatcatataatattaattctgacttttcatcttttttgTCTCTTTTTAAGAATAGTTCCGATACACATTACTcaaacatatttttta TTTAAAATGAAATCCTTTTTAATAATCTTTATGTTCAGATTTTTCCTTTCTCTAGTAATTATCttgatttttatatatcctGTATTCAGGACTATCTCAATTAACCCTCGAAATgttttcaaaataaaaatgaacttttttatcatttccatatttat ATTATTTTTGAGCATATTTGATTATATCTGGacaatatttattattcataaaaattgGTGGACCATAAAAAAAGAGTCATTATATCGTCTGGAAGGTGTTTATAA AAATATCCTTTTTTCATATGCGCAATTTTTTGTTGTGTTTcctatatattattttcttacTCTACACAGATTAAAAAATGTgtggtatatatatatcatttttattttttctatatatataatatattggCATTATATTGGGGCCTTCCTACTAGGTTTAAAATTGAATATGTCTTTAATTGTTCTACTAAtaatatctatattatttattatcag ACCATTCGAAATAGTAAAACGagatatattttcaaaGTGTGTATTACcctatatattatttcttgATGATATATTGCACTTCCTTTCTGATGAGAAGAAACTCACATATGTGACAACAAATATATAG
- a CDS encoding hypothetical protein (conserved Plasmodium protein, unknown function~part of same gene as PGSY75_1004700B~gap found within coding sequence), with translation MGREQNYKKKSFKNESHQKKIVNNKIIFFNMIYLMILFVVCFIGGILLGFLTTSYTAEINIIQNDDNVFQFLSKNDKIIIGGKLNIQFRVDNKTMLSYVFNSESVKYFYYPVGQNSNCLLYNG, from the exons atgGGAAGAgaacaaaattataaaaagaaaagttttaaaaatgaatcacatcagaaaaaaattgttaACAACAaaatcatattttttaatatgatTTATTTGATGATACTCTTCGTTGTTTGTTTTATAGGAG GTATATTGTTGGGCTTCTTAACCACATCATATACAGCcgaaataaatattattcagaatgatgataatgtatttcaatttttatcaaaaaatgataagataataataggggggaaattaaatatacaatttAGAGTCGATAACAAAACTATGTTATCATATGTATTTAATTCTGAAAGTgtcaaatatttttattatccAGTGGGACAAAATAGTAACTGTTTGTTGTATAACGGAG
- a CDS encoding hypothetical protein (conserved Plasmodium protein, unknown function), translated as MSTVEELKFIWKFLFSHMNTEKSKEEICDEKKYEENIILLKKLMRTENIKFDQKYNAINILEKLKDIEDIQYEDILNDYAKNFLTFLKESFEKVSEEIQINDKISFRRNELIKQDLNNKLQNLNHNYNLEYINLNKCLGTEDFENQLNASLKFNSLKDILSKLLKEMKDYEIQYNNLSDTDKFLDTKICELENYLNNATQNS; from the coding sequence ATGTCGACGGTTGAAGAATTAAAATTCATTTGGAAGTTTTTATTCTCTCATATGAATACTGAGAAAAgtaaagaagaaatatgTGATGAGAAGAAATATGAAgagaatataatattgttaaaaaaattgatgagaacagaaaatataaaattcgatcaaaaatataatgcaataaatatattagaaaaattaaaagatatagAAGATATACAATatgaagatatattaaatgattaTGCAAAAAACTTCTTAACATTTTTAAAGGAATCTTTTGAAAAAGTATCCGAAGAAATTcaaataaatgataaaatatcttttagaagaaatgaattaataaaacaagatttaaataataaattacaaaatcttaatcataattataatttagaatatattaatttaaataaatgttTAGGTACCGAAGATTTTGAAAACCAACTAAATGCTAGTTTAAAGTTTAATTCTTTAAAGGATATTCTAAgtaaattattaaaagaaatgaaaGATTATGAAATccaatataataatttatcaGATACGGATAAATTTTTGGACACCAAAATATGTGAATTAGAAAACTATTTAAATAATGCTACCCAAAATTCTTAA
- a CDS encoding hypothetical protein (conserved Plasmodium protein, unknown function), protein MFWNCNFFIKNCFILSFHILIIFGISTLLNLLPTGDVKGDIKTKNKRKKMEKKGKMKKHISEKFSKGLCCLFDILMRNLIYNLYYAFDQIKENNYIKNVEKDQMKKQICKKNLDKSKKNIEKCINLSLTVLRIMEGNKNYFIQHILDNYASIKSNKDEKKNKNKFDDSHLMYHVYKYSVPLKEAYKNSHFYDINVNEEKQIFIKNRHIKTYTNQFNVIDTFIDKHKKYSKQDLIKELNNLLHTHYLNDSTINRENIEKQNQITNDNLIDDDLVTNDLFSEYFNNCKKSNKLNILIKEVNLNSLKNFHNILYKNINFIRTFNEINDDENSDMKNIQISEIFHM, encoded by the exons ATGTTTTGGAACTGtaatttctttataaagaattgctttattttatcatttcatattttgataatatttgGAATATCAACTTTGTTAAATTTGTTACCAACCGGTGATGTTAAAGGGgatataaaaacaaaaaataagaGAAAGAAGATGGagaaaaaaggaaaaatgAAGAAACATATATCAGAAAA atTTAGTAAAGGTTTATGTTGCCTATTTGATATACTTATGCGAAATCTTATTTACAATTTATATTACGCATTTGATcaaattaaagaaaataattatatcaAGAATGTTGAGAAGGATCAGatgaaaaaacaaatatgTAAAAAGAATTTGGATAAATCCaagaaaaatatagaaaaatgCATAAATTTAAGTTTAACCGTTTTAAGAATTATGGAAGGAaataagaattattttattcagCATATTTTAGATAACTATGCTTCTATTAAATCAAATAAGgatgaaaaaaagaataaaaataaatttgaTGATTCACATTTGATGTATCATgtgtataaatattcaGTCCCATTAAAAGAAGCTTATAAAAATAGtcatttttatgatataaatgTGAATGAAGAGAaacaaatttttataaaaaatagaCATATTAAGACTTATACTAATCAATTTAATGTTATAGATACATTTATAGATAAACATAAGAAATATTCAAAGCAGgatttaataaaagaacTTAATAATTTGCTACATACACATTATTTGAATGATAGTACAATTAATAGagaaaatattgaaaaGCAAAATCAGATAACAAATGACAATTTAATTGATGATGATTTGGTTACTAACGATTTGTTCTCagaatattttaataattgtaaaaaaagtaataaactgaatattttaataaaagaagttaatttaaatagtttaaaaaatttccataatattctatataaaaatattaattttataaggacatttaatgaaataaatgatgatgaaaatagTGATATGAAGAATATTCAAATTTCTGAAATATTTCACATGTGA
- a CDS encoding putative methionine--tRNA ligase, whose protein sequence is MKIYFIFIIFLYLRFILIIEILSKHIYKTRHFCPSYIKDGEKRKSHKIKRKRIKDDAYINVYRKNILDSINIKGDKNKIGKRWLQNLKKKKPFDKISVCVSNYNDDRKEIYDEKFINNKEDNSYNNNNNNNNNGGIIKTCSDEECLLISTPVYYSNDRPHIGHAYCNILCDVIYKYEKLKGLEKNKKDIIFFSGMDEHGLKIEKKCNENKIRTNEYIDDMCKYYKDMNKKLSVDINLFYRTSYSFHKTFVQNVWKYLVHNNYIYKDTYKGYYNINEERYINEQELREGKYKIDNENIIYVEEENSYFFNILKFKDYLIDFYEKNENFIYPQYLRKQIIYTLKNELRNICISRYNTKWAIQIPDEQKGTIYVWFDALLSYISSILYLNKIKQNNNNVTTDKNHVSISSSCDTDSVICSYDDILNMVNSNVNSDNIQSNIFPHIASNINDEKKEKKKKREKNVPNNELICKKIWNPFIQVIGKDILNFHAIFYICLLKSLNLEFPQKILCHGLIKNENIKMSKSLHNVVNPFDLLKKYNPDVLRLYFIGCGSIYEDKNYKEQNIESFELFLRNNVGNLLYRVVSLCIENNYNIVPDINTNDYNSNIILNEWKYNIKNKLIPYLNNMEYIQFLELIMTLIKNVNKFFVHNTPWNYKKDTQHFHTTIYVTLECMKYFSILMFPFIPNISLTILRNIGFDTIDEHNISLDMLEKKTDKFILNRLIKIV, encoded by the coding sequence atgaaaatttattttatttttataatatttttatatctaagatttatattaattatagaaatattaagcaaacatatatataaaactaGACACTTTTGTCCTTCATATATAAAGGATGGAGAGAAAAGAAAAAGCCATAagataaaaagaaaacGAATAAAAGATGatgcatatataaatgtttatagaaaaaatatattggatagcataaatataaaaggtgataaaaataaaattggAAAAAGATGGTTGCagaatttaaaaaagaaaaaaccATTTGACAAAATAAGTGTATGTGTATcaaattataatgatgataGAAAAGAGatatatgatgaaaaatttataaataataaagaagacaatagttataataataataataataataataataatggtGGTATTATAAAAACTTGTAGTGATGAAGAATGTTTACTTATTAGTACTCCTGtttattattcaaatgATAGACCACACATAGGTCATGCttattgtaatatattatgtgacgttatatataaatatgaaaaattaaaagggttggaaaaaaataaaaaggatataatttttttttcagGTATGGATGAACACGGTttaaaaattgaaaaaaaatgcaatgaaaataaaataagaacaaatgaatatattgatgatatgtgtaaatattataaagatatgaataaaaaattaagtgtggatataaatttattttatagaACATCATATTCATTTCATAAAACATTTGTTCAGAATGTATGGAAATATTTAgtacataataattatatatataaagatacatataaaggttattataatatcaatgaagaaagatatataaatgaacaAGAATTAAGAGAAGggaaatataaaatagataatgaaaatattatatatgttgaagaagaaaatagttatttttttaatattttaaaatttaaagattatttaattgatttttatgaaaaaaatgaaaattttatatatccacaatatttaagaaaacaaataatttatacattaaaaaatgaattaagaaatatatgtataagTAGATATAATACAAAGTGGGCAATACAAATTCCAGATGAACAAAAAGGTACTATCTATGTATGGTTTGATGCATTGTTATCATATATAAGttctatattatatctaaataaaataaaacaaaataataataatgtcACAACTGATAAAAATCATGTAAGTATATCCTCTTCATGTGATACTGATTCGGTTATTTGTTCATATGatgatattttaaatatggTAAATTCTAATGTCAATAGTGATAATATACaaagtaatatatttccACATATAGCGAGCAACataaatgatgaaaaaaaagaaaaaaaaaaaaaaagagaaaaaaatgtacCAAATAACGAATTAATctgtaaaaaaatatggaatCCATTTATTCAAGTCATTGGTAAAGATATTTTGAATTTCCATGctatattttatatatgtttattgAAAAGTTTAAATCTTGAATTTCCACAAAAAATTCTATGTCATGgtttaataaaaaatgaaaatataaaaatgtcCAAGAGCTTACATAATGTTGTAAATCCATTTGAccttttaaaaaaatacaatCCAGATGTATTAcgtttatattttattggATGTGGTAGTATTTATGaagataaaaattataaagaacaaaatatagaatcattcgaattatttttaagaaataatGTAGGGAATCTATTATATCGTGTAGTATCGTTATgtattgaaaataattataatattgttcctgatataaatacaaatgattataattcgaatattattttaaatgagtggaaatataatataaagaataaacTAATACCATAtcttaataatatggaatATATTCAATTTTTAGAACTTATTATGACATTAATcaaaaatgtaaataaattttttgtaCATAATACACCATggaattataaaaaagatacTCAACATTTTCATACAACTATTTATGTTACTTTAGAGTgtatgaaatatttttctatattaatGTTTCCATTTATTCCTAACATTTCTTTGACTATTTTAAGAAATATTGGTTTTGACACCATTGACGAGCACAATATATCTCTCGACATGttggaaaaaaaaacagacaaatttattcttaacaggttgataaaaattgtgtga
- a CDS encoding putative ADP/ATP carrier protein, giving the protein MEIYYLKKKKKIKYKELFITTFLTHGGSNIISKLIISPLERIVLIKQIQPILFKNVLIQPSYTYRNILNSIRTNQGYTSFWWGYNASIFNFLSFSFLRLLFHDQIKYNLAIENRKNYFMTNFSLLYFSSCLAASIAYPFDTVHNYMSLNHEIIKDKKKYSRSVFLLIYDHIVRGKIRNLYCGYSLCLLNFIPYLLITSKLNEVFTKYFIDDNLEKNNYISHDGAKRNDIKEEYNKLFKKTTNFFSYIALGVITGYVAQIVTYPLETYRRKYQYHVMYEQKFPNTLMHKRYLKNNTTTQHQPIFKKVRNLYRGFTLHSFKLIPEYFIFSCFFYYVKNNIPI; this is encoded by the exons atggaaatttattatttaaaaaaaaaaaaaaaaatcaaataCAAAGAATTATTCATAACAACATTTTTAACACATGGAGGGTCAAATATAATTTCCAAGCTTATTATATCACCTCTTGAGAGGATAGTACTTATAAAGCAAATACAACCCATCCTctttaaaaatgtattaattCAACCATCTTATACATACAGAAATATACTTAATA GTATACGCACAAATCAAGGATACACCTCATTTTGGTGGGGTTATAATGCCAGTATCTTCAATTTCCTATCTTTCAGCTTTTTAAGACTACTATTTCATGAccaaataaaatataacCTAGCCATTGAAAAcagaaaaaattattttatgaCCAACTTTTCCTTGTTATATTTCTCAAGTTGCCTAGCTGCCTCAATTGCATACCCATTCGATACTGTGCACAATTATATGTCTTTAAATcatgaaataataaaagataaaaaaaaatactcAAGGAGCGTTTTCCTATTGATATATGATCATATTGTGAGAGGAA AAATAAGAAACTTATACTGTGGATATAGCTTGTGCTTATTGAATTTCATtccatatttattaataacaAGCAAATTGAATGAAGTATTcacaaaatattttatcgACGATAATCTGGAAAAGAATAATTACATTTCACATGATGGTGCGAAAAGGAATGATATAAAggaagaatataataaattatttaaaaagacAACTAACTTTTTTTCGTATATTGCTTTGGGTGTAATAACAGGTTATGTGGCCCAAATCGTAACATATCCTCTAGAAACGtatagaagaaaatatcAATATCATGTAATGTATGAACAAAAATTTCCTAATACCTTAATGCATAAAAGatatttaaagaataataCAACAACACAACATCAACctatttttaaaaaagttCGCAATTTATATAGGGGGTTTACCTTACATTCTTTTAAATTGATACCTGagtattttatattcagttgttttttttattacgtcaaaaataacataccaatatga
- a CDS encoding hypothetical protein (conserved Plasmodium protein, unknown function~part of same gene as PGSY75_1004700A~gap found within coding sequence), whose amino-acid sequence YKSEISTPLYNDENIFPTKLTIKVDYNILHSSSKVYTLPLHIGYEISQDHKYEVQSMYNDCKRFHKIYFSIKLDQLYMSNELRKIYNDKSYEFIFYCNCYMDDKVHAYFNVYPIYKNVILKNLRNNPKLLN is encoded by the exons TATAAAAGTGAAATTAGCACACCATTATATAAcgatgaaaatatatttcctACAAAACTTAct attaaggtagattataatattttacaCTCGTCATCCAAAGTATACACATTGCCGTTACATATAGGATATGAAATATCACAAGATCATAAATATGAAGTTCAGTCTATGTATAATGACTGTAAACGttttcataaaatttatttttctataaaaCTAGATCAGTTATATATGTCCAACGaattaagaaaaatatataatgataaaagttatgaattcatattttattgtaaTTGTTATATGGATGATAAGGTACATGCTTATTTTAATGTTTATCccatatataaaaatgtcattttaaaaaatttaagaAACAACCCTAAACTTTTAAATTGA